In Toxoplasma gondii ME49 chromosome X, whole genome shotgun sequence, a single genomic region encodes these proteins:
- a CDS encoding hypothetical protein (encoded by transcript TGME49_235180): MGLGSIFHKLGIFRRLARTMVSSRASSGQEPLSRKASLNRERRPLRSLLVILNSVLLIAPQICLLGQGEEPDIVSVGGAPEVSTGEAHFRQHSDLLSSEPPSLFTFDNGQRSPCDDTSRDDDSCHSNVESVVSNRSDPLAAQPYTTASNTTTATVVPPRRTVADIADLASASRMLHSKCDSESISNPSGHEWLHFPSQSGPHTVGSTVTIAANLLPCKTATIDLQEREVLVSLTLLGRHSQRRLLPPQDATTSVSVVGSTQSTGRTAVFTGYNESFRLRARTGQSLVIEWLVSVPGSYLIEATTDGFPPAVLGPLLAVETGSPMMNIIQQPQNGGSGAEILPIPVLEVVDSHGKRMTSSTSILVAYVNSPRSEDNQAGRSLPVLRGQTVARVSRGIASFPGLSIREAKKNYRLSFVDISGAIPVEVFSNVFDIAPGLPTSLAIVEQPPPTVNPGQKNPFRAAVEVQDKHGNRASGEWNIVLRIKAEDKHQADRDPRPSMHMEAKTNASKAAVFDNISITDSVEGVYTLIAECTDCPNGPLFATSTPVRVVPKSEVWVVTDCGVIAPPSSADGLEGVLEHSCVLSVSLVEGGGSASLIAPVIIEIDVLDKVRKPAVMPRIRVVPDEHVFIPGEHLTKTIRIEAVEQKTTTAEGTAVPDTAGSFPDRYTVVVRTRSDDHRWTEPAVRWPNGNVAHIMAAPAGRSTLILPSKLGSMKSAVSERAQPIHSRSDFRLARPGKQLDATKDVPGQPAEAESIKQTSQERMPLRRLPSLFLSTNEDNVAQIKWNSTDILVREGSSIDLSFQLGSRPLDSVYVSISCPSPFIKHVKDRAEVQPEDWLFGDSLILNSLPQPGYQEAQYSVSCQVSSRSKDPRWIFDSDSFSRDDEDARIFGTTVHLSIYRHQCHDGSFRGICPCPAGYVCDGATVLYKCPAGTERWVCRMSEAGCMQCSTSSAVILRP, from the exons ATGGGTCTTGGGTCCATTTTTCACAAGCTCGGCATTTTCCGCCGCCTGGCCCGAACGATGGTGTCTAGCAGAGCCAGCTCCGGACAGGAGCCCTTGTCGCGGAAGGCCTCGCTAAACCGCGAAAGGAGACCGCTTCGAAGTTTGCTTGTAATTCTCAATTCAGTTTTGTTGATTGCCCCCCAAATATGTTTGCTTGGACAGGGAGAGGAGCCAGACATAGTAAGTGTCGGAGGAGCACCCGAGGTTTCCACAGGGGAAGCTCACTTCCGACAGCACTCTGACTTATTATCCTCTGAACCTCCAAGTCTCTTCACATTCGACAACGGACAGAGATCGCCATGTGATGACACCAGCCGTGATGATGATTCGTGCCACTCGAATGTAGAGTCCGTTGTTTCAAATAGAAGTGATCCCCTAGCAGCTCAACCGTACACTACTGCTAGTAACACCACCACAGCGACAGTGGTACCGCCGCGCCGGACAGTAGCCGACATTGCAGATCTAGCCTCCGCTTCTCGCATGCTGCATTCCAAGTGTGATTCAGAATCGATATCGAATCCAAGCGGCCACGAGTGGTTACATTTTCCGTCTCAGTCGGGACCGCACACAGTTGGTTCCACTGTGACGATTGCCGCCAATCTTCTTCCCTGCAAAACCGCTACTATAGACTTGCAAGAGCGTGAAGTACTAGTGTCTCTGACGTTGCTGGGCCGTCATTCACAAAGACGGTTGCTACCGCCACAGGATGCGACCacctccgtttctgtcgtGGGCAGTACCCAGTCAACCGGCCGCACAGCCGTTTTCACGGGTTACAATGAAAGTTTCCGTCTTCGAGCAAGAACAG GGCAATCACTTGTCATCGAGTGGCTGGTCTCGGTGCCTGGGAGTTACCTGATAGAAGCCACAACTGATGGATTTCCGCCAGCTGTACTCGGCCCTCTCCTAGCTGTAGAAACAGGCTCCCCAATGATGAACATCATACAGCAGCCACAGAACGGGGGAAGCGGGGCGGAAATCTTGCCCATTCCCGTGCTCGAGGTGGTCGATAGTCATGGAAAAAGAATGACTTCATCAACCTCCATACTCGTGGCCTACGTAAACAGCCCTCGATCTGAGGATAATCAGGCAG GCAGAAGTTTGCCCGTGCTTAGGGGACAGACTGTCGCCCGGGTATCCCGTGGTATTGCGTCCTTTCCGGGACTCTCAATACGAGAAGCCAAAAAAAATTACCGTCTCAGCTTCGTTGATATATCGGGGGCAATTCCCGTGGAAGTGTTCTCCAATGTTTTCGACATCGCACCCGGTTTGCCTACTAGTCTTGCTATAGTTGAACAGCCCCCTCCAACGGTCAATCCTGGGCAGAAAAATCCATTCCGAGCTGCCGTTGAGGTGCAGGACAAGCATGGAAACAGGGCCTCTGGTGAATGGAATATCGTACTGAGGATTAAAGCAGAGGACAAGCATCAGGCAGATCGAGACCCTCGTCCATCTATGCATATGGAGGCAAAGACTAACGCCAGCAAAGCGGCTGTCTTCGATAATATTTCCATTACTGATTCCGTGGAAGGCGTCTACACTCTGATC GCTGAATGCACAGACTGTCCGAATGGCCCGCTCTTTGCCACAAGTACACCAGTCCGCGTTGTGCCGAAGTCCGAAGTGTGGGTGGTCACGGACTGTGGAGTAATAGCTCCGCCGTCATCAGCTGACGGACTCGAAGGCGTTTTAGAACACAGCTGCGTGCTGAGCGTCTCACTCGTCGAAGGGGGTGGATCAGCTTCGTTGATCGCGCCTGTCATCATCGAAATCGATGTGTTAGACAAGGTCCGGAAGCCGGCGGTGATGCCTCGTATCAGGGTGGTTCCTGACGAACATGTTTTCATCCCTGGCGAGCACTTGACGAAGACCATTCGTATTGAG GCTGTTGAGCAAAAAACCACGACAGCCGAGGGAACAGCAGTGCCTGATACAGCGGGCTCCTTCCCTGACCGATACACTGTGGTAGTCCGCACAAGATCCGATGACCACCGATGGACCGAACCTGCGGTTAGGTGGCCGAACGGCAACGTAGCTCATATCATGGCCGCACCAGCAGGCAGATCGACGCTTATTCTCCCTTCCAAACTTGGAAGCATGAAAAGCGCTGTCTCCGAGCGCGCCCAACCCATC CATTCGAGGAGCGACTTCAGACTGGCTAGACCAGGAAAGCAGTTGGACGCAACTAAGGATGTCCCCGGACAGCCAGCGGAGGCGGAAAGCATCAAGCAAACATCGCAAGAACGAATGCCACTGAGGaggctgccttctctctttctctccactaATGAAGACAATGTAGCTCAG ATCAAATGGAACTCGACAGACATATTAGTGCGAGAAGGGTCCTCCATAGACCTTTCGTTCCAGCTAGGATCTCGTCCACTTGATTCGGTGTATGTATCAATATCGTGCCCATCGCCGTTCATCAAACATGTCAAGGACCGGGCTGAAGTTCAGCCCGAGGACTGGCTCTTCGGGGACAGCCTTATTCTTAATTCGCTTCCACAGCCAG GATACCAGGAAGCGCAGTATTCTGTTTCCTGTCAAGTTTCGAGTCGTTCGAAGGATCCTCGTTGGATATTTGACAGCGACTCGTTCTCACGAGATGACGAGGATGCCCGAATTTTTGGGACGACGGTTCACTTATCCATCTACCGTCACCAGTGCCACGACGGGTCATTCAGGGGAATCTGCCCTTGCCCTGCCGGTTATGTTTGTGACGGCGCAACTGTACTTTACAAGTGCCCAGCAGGCACAGAAAGGTGGGTTTGTAGAATGAGTGAGgccggctgcatgcagtgcagCACTTCTTCTGCGGTGATTCTACGACCTTGA
- a CDS encoding PAN domain-containing protein (encoded by transcript TGME49_235183), with amino-acid sequence MHGSAITSASGAIPIRIKNFLKVHSAQSARTGTSPAKGQLVASKQSVAISFPRTTSSRLQLGYFKDQAHLELLDPLTLYDCPPGFAIGEDQQCWEVDRSKYSLGKNAMVCQGGVFHRTLMDRCTPCPPGFSCHVEEKYTSWLTRCQPGSASYLGDAECVKCRAGYFCPGYMEPFWQPPLRRFPGWYESGYQSSTSAEVRKFRLQMQGYCGMGTYGRLYVDVIGRPGEYYATYNSTCATCPPGTFCYDVGIVNFQAYKCPAGHYCLGSDSIPVPCPPGKYNPFRGAMSSNACMTCPDGFDCETLRQKIEPELCPPGFICPFGRKKIACPAGTVNPLPGQSALEQCERCPAGYYCPNKAGKPKPCPSGTYNPFEGASSSTECVPCPLGFQCDTPGAVYYTNRCSAGGYCNAAGASPTLCPEGTWKPGYFGNSLMHCHVCPPGAQCKQGTTAATVEKCPRGSFCSSGLVVSCPPGTFSESSSLRSPQDCAPCEPGNYCPTSAKKAPCPPGHYCPAGQAKPIPCPQGTYTGSTRAKNRQGCLPCTAGHMCPGGTVVPQKCPPGTYLKVETGSDGLRKQEICAPCEPGNSCKDGFPVPCGKGYYSGPGQNDCDECPEGFYCPLEKTTKYLLRVYRCPDSHHCPKTGTGLLPLNVRLRQTMESPSRRLSLLRSRFGARRHLMEPLSSSVPAALSDPVPRKPVPCPKGHFCTRASANAVPCPPGTYNALRGQKDSSACLPVRAGHFCDLGACDSKEGNGQCSKGHYCPEGSTSSKQIPCPSGTYRSTEGARGVSDCWLCKAGDVCSPGSESPTKCPVGSYCPSGGYIPLPCPKGTISDKSGLQKSKDCEKCPAGKYCNKMGATVPTGTCKAGYFCESGATTSTPESFLCPENAFCIDGAETPSSCDDGSFIPWRGAADHNNCVPCPAGMYCKRVDSGPTVVKKCDPGYYCEAGAATPTANAAPAGSYAPEGSVQAFKCLPGTFTDATAQAECKPCAEGKLCSALGSTRELDCPQGSYCPAATTKAVHCPPGTYGARLGLPDTWSCTPCSPGKYCLDSGLKTDGENCAAGFHCLGGSLSIAPLTSEQGGGICRKGYYCTAGTKQPVECPPGKYNPNEGAREDADCLDCPAGSYCSDKGLEAPTGTCLQGFFCPANSQAPDETQNVCTAGHYCPEGSERAKQCPGGTFQDTSASSACSLCPAGYACPPGSSTGPTLDKLCDAGHYCPPGTTTKTQFPCPPGFYNPKTGARSLDDCQPCPPGRYCDKFGLDTEAGNCSEGFYCTGGATNPKGQYEAQDANDGAGRHETGCFEIDKEAVAQKSGVVIEGVVSGSDCMTRCQGDSVCKYFSWNPSKTCTLITGTFELGNCAGCVAGPKSCSADCFFAAYDFSGTVIATYRQTHSAQLCQSRCVTNDRCSVFVYDEGNMICYLKAHDALSHRVKAPNASYIAGPNKYCGFGGTLTSICRFPAGIPGTVSQVCTGVEQGYADLLAAGKKCEVTAGCRGIQYFESKRLYYLRCGSVNEKLVEDGATWFPMVCGEMGLCPKGTYCPPGSARPLLCSPGKYCSDEGLPNETGDCLAGFWCPGGSVSATPTDSPCPAGYYCAEGTESPTPCPEGTFRAERGAREEGDCSACTPGFYCKGTGLKAPTGMCNRGYSCPPRSTSPTEAICTKGHYCPAGAAEPIPCPQGQHQPNEGQSECVACPAGKACEAAKEPADCTEGYFCPAGTVFAHQFPCPSGSFSAEQGNISSDECQPCPEGRVCDEPGTSTAQVTCPEGYFCPEGTDSQYSNPCQVGEYCPAGESEPQMCPTGYFCGAERLAQPSGGCYAGFMCLSGASSPSPFDGTVNGECTENIEGGECPAGNFCVPGKKDR; translated from the exons ATGCACGGTTCAGCGATCACGTCTGCGTCAGGTGCCATCCCAATACGTATAAAGAACTTCTTGAAGGTTCATTCTGCACAGTCTGCCCGCACGGGCACATCTCCGGCGAAGGGGCAACTGGTTGCGTCCAAGCAGTCAGTGGCCATTTCATTTCCTCGTACGACATCATCACGCCTTCAACTCGGATACTTCAAGGACCAGGCACACTTAGAGCTGTTGGATCCGCTTAC GCTGTACGATTGTCCGCCAGGCTTCGCCATCGGG GAAGACCAGCAATGTTGGGAAGTTGACCGGTCAAAGTACTCTCTGGGTAAAAACGCGATGGTCTGCCAAGGTGGTGTCTTCCATCGGACTCTCATGGACAGGTGCACGCCATGCCCACCAG GTTTCTCGTGCCACGTGGAGGAGAAGTACACATCTTGGTTAACTCGCTGTCAGCCTGGTTCAGCCAGCTATCTCGGAGATGCTGAATGCGTGAAGTGCCGCGCTGGGTATTTTTGCCCTGGatacatggaacccttctgGCAACCACCTCTCAGGAGGTTCCCCGG GTGGTATGAATCTGGGTATCAGAGCAGCACGTCCGCGGAAGTGAGAAAGTTTCGTCTGCAGATGCAGGGCTACTGCGGAATGGGGACATACGGACGTCTCTATGTAGACGTGATAGGCCGTCCTGGAGAATACTACGCCACTTACAACTCGACATGCGCAACCTGTCCGCCTGGAACTTTCTGCTATGATGTTGGGATTGTGAATTTTCAAGCATATAAGTGCCCCGCAGGTCACTACTGCCTGGGGTCTGATTCAATTCCAGTTCCATGCCCGCCAG GGAAGTACAACCCGTTTCGGGGAGCCATGTCAAGCAACGCTTGTATGACGTGCCCCGACGGCTTCGATTGCGAAACCTTACGACAGAAAATTGAGCCCGAGCTCTGCCCTCCTGGGTTCATCTGTCCTTTCGGGCGGAAGAAAATTGCTTGTCCTGCAGGCACAGTGAACCCCCTTCCAG GCCAGTCTGCCCTTGAGCAATGCGAACGGTGCCCGGCCGGATACTACTGTCCAAATAAAGCAGGAAAGCCAAAACCGTGTCCATCTGGAACGTACAACCCGTTTGAAGGGGCTTCAAGCAGCACCGAATGTGTGCCGTGTCCTCTCGGCTTTCAGTGTGATACTCCAGGGGCCGTCTACTATACGAACAG GTGTTCTGCTGGAGGATACTGCAATGCAGCGGGTGCGTCGCCGACCTTATGTCCAGAAGGAACTTGGAAACCCGGATACTTCGGGAACTCCCTGATGCACTGTCATGTATGCCCGCCTGGAGCG CAATGCAAGCAGGGCACAACCGCTGCCACAGTTGAAAAGTGTCCTCGAGGCTCGTTTTGTTCCTCAG GACTCGTCGTGTCATGCCCACCGGGAACATTTTCCGAAAGCTCTTCCTTGCGAAGTCCCCAGGACTGTGCGCCCTGCGAACCGGGCAACTACTGCCCGACCTCAGCAAAAAAGGCTCCTTGCCCTCCAGGACATTATTGCCCTGCTGGGCAAGCTAAGCCTATACCTTGTCCACAAGGGACCTATACAGGGTCAACCAGAGCCAAA AACCGACAGGGTTGTCTCCCGTGCACGGCAGGGCATATGTGCCCTGGCGGAACAGTAGTTCCCCAAAAGTGTCCACCAG GCACCTACCTGAAGGTCGAAACAGGCAGTG ACGGGctgagaaaacaagaaataTGCGCACCCTGCGAGCCTGGCAATTCCTGCAAAGATGGATTCCCTGTCCCATGTGGAAAAGGATACTATTCTGGTCCAGGCCAAAACGACTGCGATGAGTGCCCTGAG GGATTTTACTGCCCCCTCGAAAAGACGACAAAATACCTTCTGCGGGTGTATCGATGCCCGGATAGCCACCACTGTCCTAAAACAGGAACCG GACTGTTGCCTTTAAACGTGCGCTTGAGACAGACCATGGAATCGCCCTCCAGGCGACTCTCATTGTTAAGAAGCCGGTTCGGGGCGCGGCGTCACTTGATGGAACCGCTTTCATCTAGTGTACCGGCTGCACTAAGTGACCCAGTCCCTCGTAAGCCCGTTCCTTGTCCAAAGGGCCACTTCTGCACAAGGGCTTCGGCAAACGCCGTGCCGTGTCCTCCTGGCACCTACAACGCCTTACGAGGACAAAAGGATTCTTCAGCCTGCTTGCCCGTACGAGCGGGACATTTCTGTGACCTTGGGGCTTGCGACAGCAAAGAGGGCAACGGCCAGTGCAGCAAG GGGCACTATTGTCCGGAGGGATCAACATCGAGCAAGCAAATTCCGTGTCCATCAGG CACGTACCGGTCTACAGAGGGGGCCCGTGGGGTGTCGGACTGCTGGCTTTGCAAAGCCGGCGACGTCTGTTCACCGGGCTCGGAAAGCCCTACCAAGTGTCCCGTGGGGTCGTATTGCCCCTCAGGGGGGTACATCCCGTTGCCGTGCCCTAAAGGCACGATAAG CGACAAGAGCGGGCTGCAAAAAAGCAAGGATTGCGAGAAGTGTCCCGCTGGCAAGTACTGCAATAAAATGGGGGCAACCGTACCAACAGGCACCTGCAAAGCTGGTTACTTCTGCGAGAGCGGCGCGACAACGTCGACCCCTGAGA GTTTTCTGTGCCCAGAAAACGCATTTTGCATTGACGGTGCAGAAACACCCAGTTCGTGCGATGACGGCTCCTTTATTCCGTGGCGTGGCGCTGCCGACCACAACAACTGTGTCCCGTGCCCCGCGGGGATGTACTGCAAGCGGGTCGATAGCGGTCCCACGGTTGTCAAGAAATGCGATCCTGGTTACTACTGCGAGGCGGGAGCAGCGACGCCGACAGCCAATGCTGCGCCGGCAGGTAGCTATGCTCCGGAAGGCAGTGTGCAGGCTTTTAAATGCCTTCCAGGGACGTTTACTGACGCCACAGCTCAAGCCGAATGCAAACCGTGTGCTGAAGGGAAGCTCTGCAGCGCTCTG GGATCAACAAGAGAACTGGACTGCCCGCAAGGCTCGTATTGCCcagcagcgacgacgaaaGCTGTGCACTGCCCTCCAGGCACCTACGGAGCGCGCCTCGGTTTACCGGATACCTGGTCGTGTACGCCATGCAGCCCAGGGAAATACTGTCTCGACAGTGGTCTGAAGACCGACGGCGAAAATTGTGCGGCAGGATTTCACTGTTTAGGAGGTAGTTTGAGCATAGCCCCTCTT ACATCCGAGCAAGGCGGCGGTATCTGCAGAAAGGGCTATTATTGCACAGCAGGGACAAAGCAGCCGGTTGAGTGCCCTCCAGGAAAGTACAATCCGAATGAGGGAGCTAGGGAAGATGCGGATTGCCTTGATTGTCCAGCAGGCTC GTACTGTAGTGATAAAGGATTAGAGGCTCCAACCGGGACGTGCCTGCAAGGCTTCTTTTGTCCAGCAA attcCCAAGCTCCTGACGAAACCCAGAACGTTTGCACGGCTGGGCACTACTGCCCAGAAGGCTCAGAGCGAGCTAAACAGTGTCCAGGG GGAACGTTTCAGGACACAAGCGCATCTTCggcctgctctctctgtccagcCGGCTACGCGTGCCCTCCAGGAAGTTCAACGGGACCGACACTGGACAAGTTGTGTGATGCGGGTCACTATTGCCCACCAGGGACAACAACTAAGACCCAGTTTCCTTGCCCTCCAG GCTTTTACAATCCGAAGACTGGGGCGAGAAGTCTGGACGACTGCCAGCCATGTCCTCCAGGTCGTTACTGCGACAAATTTGGGCTTGATACGGAGGCGGGGAACTGTTCAGAAGGATTCTATTGCACTGGCGGAGCGACAAACCCGAAGGGGCAGTATGAGGCGCAAGATGCGAATGATGGAGCTGGCCGACACGAGACTGGATGTTTCGAAATTGACAAAGAAGCAGTAGCGCAGAAGAGTGGGGTAGTTATCGAGGGTGTCGTCAGTGGCTCGGACTGCATGACCCGCTGTCAGGGAGACAGTGTCTGCAAATACTTCTCCTGGAACCCAAGCAAAACGTGTACCTTGATCACTGGGACGTTTGAACTCGGCAACTGCGCTGGATGCGTTGCGGGCCCCAAGTCATGCTCTGCTGattgcttcttcgccgcctACGACTTTAGCGGGACAGTAATTGCTACATATCGGCAGACTCACTCAGCCCAACTCTGTCAGTCACGCTGCGTGACAAACGATCGATGCTCGGTCTTTGTATATGACGAGGGCAACATGATTTGCTACCTCAAGGCTCACGACGCGCTGAGTCACAGAGTCAAGGCGCCTAACGCGAGCTACATCGCTGGACCCAATAAATACTGCGGGTTTGGAGGAACCTTAACGTCGA TTTGCAGATTTCCTGCGGGTATCCCAGGAACTGTAAGTCAAGTGTGTACGGGTGTCGAGCAAGGATATGCTGACCTTCTGGCGGCAGGGAAGAAGTGCGAGGTCACAGCTGGATGCAGAGGTATACAGTATTTTGAGTCCAAGCGCCTGTACTATCTTCG GTGTGGCAGCGTCAATGAAAAGCTCGTTGAAGATGGCGCAACTTGGTTTCCAATGGTTTGCGGCGAGATGGGACTATGCCCAAAAGGCACTTACTGCCCCCCAGGATCCGCACGGCCCCTGCTGTGTAGCCCTGGAAAGTACTGCTCTGACGAGGGCTTACCAAATGAAACGGGTGATTGCCTCGCAGGCTTTTGGTGCCCGGGAG GCAGTGTATCAGCGACTCCCACAGATTCACCGTGCCCCGCGGGGTACTACTGcgcagaaggaacagaaagtCCTACGCCATGCCCAGAGGGTACATTCCGAGCTGAAAG GGGAGCtcgggaagaaggagattGCTCAGCTTGCACACCGGGATTTTACTGCAAAGGAACCGGACTGAAGGCACCGACGGGCATGTGTAACAGAG GTTACTCATGCCCACCGAGGTCGACGAGTCCCACGGAGGCCATTTGCACCAAGGGACACTATTGCCCGGCTGGTGCAGCTGAACCGATTCCGTGTCCGCAAGGGCAGCACCAGCCTAACGAGGGACAGTCAGAGTGTGTAGCGTGCCCCGCAG GTAAAGCTTGCGAAGCTGCGAAGGAACCCGCGGACTGCACAGAAGGCTACTTTTGTCCGGCTGGTACCGTATTTGCACATCAATTTCCCTGCCCGTCAGGGTCGTTTTCCGCTGAGCAGGGCAATATAAGCTCGGACGAATGCCAACCGTGTCCCGAAGGACGAGTTTGCGATGAGCCAGGGACGTCAACTGCCCAGGTTACGTGCCCTGAAG GTTATTTTTGTCCGGAGGGAACTGACAGTCAATACAGTAATCCGTGTCAGGTGGGTGAATACTGCCCAGCTGGAGAAAGTGAGCCACAGATGTGTCCAACAGGATACTTCTGTGGAGCCGAGCGCTTGGCTCAGCCGTCAGGAGGTTGTTACGCTGGCTTTATGTGCCTCTCTGGAgcttcttccccgtcccCGTTTGATGGCACTGTCAACGGGGAATGTACCGAAAATATAGAAGGCGGTGAATGCCCAGCCGGCAATTTCTGTGTCCCTGGTAAGAAGGATCGGTAG